Proteins found in one Chloroflexota bacterium genomic segment:
- a CDS encoding TIM barrel protein: MKLGLSQASYRWVAYPWLRTDSATYRYSTGRLPYFESVDPPETAGDLPMWMIERARVHGLTALYMDPGWFGDEAGAHQFGGIMRDAGIEYFGIAVPDLPADADAWGATDLAARRGARDAVSYRLSETANGWSGGTDFQRCVRAIELSAAAGATIVNVVHREAGLRHRFIDDPPLAEQLDAMIRNLASLIPIAEELGIVLTTESHMDYRVADFVQVMEAVASPWLRHNFDFVNSISVVEDPLDAARLAAPYTVMTHIKDMRVQPYTLIGEPRFFNAPIGDGDVPVLEILEVLQQGAPDPENLQHCVEVLAPPEHDAEAWVAASLDWLREHAAPYFT, from the coding sequence ATGAAGCTCGGACTCTCGCAGGCGAGCTATCGCTGGGTGGCGTATCCCTGGCTGCGCACCGATAGCGCGACCTACCGCTATTCCACCGGACGCCTGCCGTATTTCGAGTCGGTCGATCCGCCGGAAACTGCGGGCGACCTTCCAATGTGGATGATCGAGCGGGCGCGCGTGCACGGGCTCACGGCGCTCTACATGGACCCCGGCTGGTTCGGGGACGAGGCCGGCGCTCACCAATTTGGCGGCATCATGCGCGATGCGGGAATTGAGTATTTCGGCATTGCCGTTCCGGATCTTCCCGCTGACGCCGACGCCTGGGGCGCCACGGATCTGGCCGCGCGGCGCGGCGCCCGCGACGCGGTGTCCTACCGGCTGTCCGAGACGGCGAATGGATGGAGCGGCGGCACCGACTTTCAACGGTGCGTGCGGGCCATCGAGCTTTCCGCGGCCGCGGGGGCGACCATCGTCAACGTGGTCCACCGCGAGGCCGGGTTGCGTCACCGGTTCATCGACGACCCGCCGCTGGCGGAGCAGCTCGACGCGATGATCCGCAACCTGGCGTCGCTCATCCCCATCGCCGAAGAGCTGGGCATCGTCCTGACCACCGAATCGCACATGGACTACCGAGTCGCCGACTTCGTGCAGGTGATGGAGGCCGTCGCGTCGCCCTGGCTGCGGCACAACTTCGATTTCGTCAACTCGATTTCCGTCGTCGAGGATCCGCTCGACGCGGCGCGGCTGGCCGCGCCCTACACCGTGATGACGCACATCAAGGACATGCGCGTGCAGCCCTATACGCTGATCGGCGAACCAAGGTTCTTCAACGCGCCGATCGGGGACGGTGACGTGCCGGTGCTCGAAATCCTCGAGGTGTTGCAGCAGGGCGCTCCGGACCCCGAGAACCTGCAGCATTGCGTGGAGGTCCTCGCACCGCCCGAGCACGACGCCGAGGCCTGGGTTGCCGCCAGCTTGGACTGGCTGCGCGAGCACGCCGCGCCGTACTTTACGTAG
- a CDS encoding methylated-DNA--[protein]-cysteine S-methyltransferase: MTDGFLEFALAVRTIDGWGWCGVAASEVGLVGATLAHSREAACVTALQQTSGAARTRSRGAQRLRRRRAEHDQWPVAGRAAYQTAGQALEELWEYLTSGRQRLDVALDHRAGTDFQRRTWDAIRDVPFGETRSYAWLARAVGSPHATRAIGRAVGSSPNLIFVPCHRIVGSRGLGGYVRGTGVKQKLLDHEAAWPRMQPMLGA; the protein is encoded by the coding sequence ATGACCGACGGTTTCCTCGAGTTCGCCCTCGCCGTCAGGACCATCGATGGCTGGGGTTGGTGCGGCGTCGCGGCCAGCGAAGTCGGGCTGGTGGGCGCGACGCTGGCACACAGCCGCGAAGCGGCTTGCGTCACCGCCCTGCAACAGACGTCAGGGGCCGCGCGCACCCGGTCACGAGGGGCGCAGCGCTTGCGCCGACGGCGCGCCGAGCATGACCAGTGGCCGGTCGCGGGACGCGCCGCCTACCAGACGGCCGGCCAAGCGCTCGAAGAGTTGTGGGAGTACCTCACGTCCGGGCGCCAGCGCCTGGACGTCGCCCTGGACCACCGAGCAGGCACCGACTTTCAGCGCCGCACCTGGGACGCCATCCGCGACGTGCCGTTCGGCGAAACTCGCAGCTATGCCTGGCTGGCCCGAGCGGTCGGCAGCCCCCATGCGACCCGGGCCATTGGCCGGGCCGTCGGATCGAGCCCAAACCTCATCTTCGTCCCCTGCCACCGCATCGTCGGCTCACGCGGTCTGGGCGGCTACGTCCGCGGCACCGGCGTGAAGCAGAAGCTTCTCGATCACGAAGCGGCCTGGCCGCGCATGCAGCCCATGCTCGGCGCGTAA
- the aspS gene encoding aspartate--tRNA ligase — translation MRATWPQRTHTCGALRLAHAGQAVTLNGWVHRRRDQGGLIFIDLRDRYGITQIVINRDEAPEAHAAASRARSEFVLSVSGPVRERPQGTANPDLATGDVELGVQAVTVLAESKAPPFEITAETNVDESVRLRYRYLDLRRRRLRELIELRHKVVREMREYLWARDFLELETPTLVRSTPEGSRDFVVPSRLHPGNFYALPQSPQQMKQLIMVAGLDRYFQLARCYRDEDLRADRVFEHTQLDIEMAFVEREDLLELIESLYLHIVDKLSSQALAEVPFPRITHAEAIRRFGTDKPDVRFGLELVDVAPDVSGRGFRAFDDAVADGGQVKAVVAPGIAGYSRREVSALQDIVQEAGAAGMATIALNDDGSIRSPLVRFFGEDALREAARNAGANQDDLVCIVAGSAPVVAEALGALRLHLGRALGLIQPNQLAFVWIIDFPLFEIDEETGGFTFSHNPFCSPADDSFDLLYTDPGRALSKQYDLICNGHEIGGGSIRAHRAKDLRRIYQVMGYSDAEIDDSIGHMLDAFTYGAPPHGGIAMGVDRLAMLLGGTENLRDVTVFPKNQAGFDLMLGAPGPLAPEQLDELHLMVRGEQEESPAD, via the coding sequence CTGCGCGCCACGTGGCCGCAGCGCACGCATACGTGCGGCGCATTGCGACTCGCGCACGCCGGCCAGGCCGTCACGCTCAACGGCTGGGTGCACCGTCGCCGCGACCAGGGCGGGCTGATCTTCATCGACCTGCGCGACCGCTACGGCATCACGCAGATCGTGATCAACCGCGACGAGGCGCCGGAAGCGCACGCGGCCGCCAGCCGCGCGCGATCGGAATTCGTGCTCAGCGTGTCCGGACCGGTTCGCGAGCGACCGCAAGGCACCGCCAATCCCGACCTGGCCACGGGCGACGTCGAGCTTGGCGTGCAGGCCGTGACGGTGCTGGCGGAGTCCAAGGCGCCGCCGTTCGAGATCACGGCCGAGACGAACGTGGACGAAAGCGTCCGGCTGCGCTACCGGTATTTGGACCTGCGCCGGCGGCGTCTGCGTGAGCTCATCGAGCTGCGCCACAAGGTCGTGCGCGAGATGCGAGAGTATCTGTGGGCGCGCGATTTCCTGGAGTTGGAAACGCCGACGCTCGTCCGCAGCACGCCCGAGGGCTCGCGTGACTTCGTCGTGCCCAGTCGGCTGCATCCCGGGAACTTTTACGCCCTGCCGCAGTCGCCCCAGCAGATGAAGCAGCTGATCATGGTGGCCGGACTGGACCGCTACTTCCAGTTGGCGCGCTGCTACCGGGACGAGGACCTGCGGGCGGACCGCGTGTTCGAGCACACCCAGCTCGACATCGAGATGGCCTTCGTGGAGCGCGAGGACCTGCTGGAACTCATTGAGTCGCTGTATCTGCACATCGTCGACAAGCTGTCGTCGCAGGCGCTTGCGGAGGTTCCGTTCCCGCGAATCACTCACGCGGAGGCGATCCGCCGGTTTGGCACTGACAAACCCGACGTGCGCTTCGGCCTCGAGCTGGTGGACGTGGCCCCGGATGTCTCCGGTCGCGGCTTCCGCGCGTTCGACGACGCCGTCGCCGACGGCGGACAGGTCAAGGCCGTGGTGGCGCCCGGCATCGCCGGCTACTCGCGGCGCGAGGTGAGCGCGTTGCAGGACATCGTGCAAGAGGCCGGCGCGGCTGGCATGGCGACTATTGCGTTGAACGACGATGGCTCCATCCGCTCACCGCTGGTCCGGTTCTTCGGCGAGGACGCGCTCCGCGAGGCGGCGCGGAACGCCGGCGCAAACCAGGACGATCTTGTCTGCATCGTCGCCGGATCCGCGCCCGTCGTGGCCGAAGCTCTCGGGGCCCTGCGTCTGCATCTGGGCCGAGCCCTGGGCTTGATCCAGCCGAACCAGTTGGCGTTCGTGTGGATCATCGACTTTCCGCTCTTCGAGATCGACGAGGAAACCGGGGGCTTCACGTTCAGCCATAACCCGTTTTGCTCGCCGGCCGACGATTCATTCGATCTTCTCTACACGGACCCGGGGCGCGCGCTGTCCAAGCAATACGACTTGATTTGCAACGGGCACGAGATCGGCGGCGGCAGCATCCGCGCCCATCGCGCCAAGGACCTGCGGCGCATCTACCAGGTGATGGGCTACAGCGACGCGGAGATTGATGACAGCATCGGCCACATGTTGGACGCGTTTACCTACGGCGCGCCGCCGCACGGCGGCATCGCGATGGGCGTGGATCGGCTGGCGATGCTCCTTGGGGGCACCGAAAACCTGCGCGACGTCACCGTGTTTCCCAAGAACCAGGCCGGATTCGACCTCATGCTTGGAGCGCCCGGGCCGCTGGCGCCGGAGCAATTAGACGAGCTGCATCTGATGGTGCGCGGCGAGCAGGAAGAGTCCCCGGCGGACTAG
- a CDS encoding replication-associated recombination protein A, with product MADDLFEYASRETIEAEAPLAARMRPRRLEELVGQRHLLAPGSSLRASIERDAIWSAILWGPPGSGKTTLARLAASATRRRFAQLSAVTSGVRDLRDAVVEAREQRALHQARTVVFIDEIHRFNKAQQDALLPHVEDGTIVLWGATTENPYTSVIAPLLSRVRVLRLEPLSRDDLRAIVHRAVEDESRGLGESGLTFDPTAVDAIVAGAGGDARTALNWTEAAALHATMLGEDTVDATTVRQAVLERGVRYDRAGDDHYDTISAFIKSVRGSDPDAALLWLAKMLRAGEAPEFIARRLVILASEDIGNADPQGLPIATAAAAAVERVGLPEGRYALAQATIYLACAPKSDAAGRALGAAEEAIAAGADLEVPAHLRNTPPRGPHEVDTDYLFPHDYPDNYVKQTYAPPSLREHRFYDGRGSGRESELWRRLQQRLRDDGPESAVQDPAP from the coding sequence ATGGCTGACGATCTGTTCGAATACGCTTCGCGCGAGACCATCGAGGCCGAAGCGCCGCTCGCGGCGCGCATGCGGCCGCGCAGACTCGAGGAGCTTGTCGGTCAGCGCCATCTGTTGGCGCCCGGGTCGTCACTGCGTGCGTCGATCGAACGCGACGCCATCTGGTCGGCGATCCTCTGGGGGCCGCCGGGATCCGGCAAGACAACGCTGGCACGACTTGCGGCCTCCGCCACCCGCCGGCGCTTCGCTCAGCTCAGCGCGGTCACCTCGGGCGTGCGCGACCTTCGCGATGCCGTCGTCGAGGCCCGCGAGCAGCGGGCGCTGCACCAGGCCAGAACCGTCGTGTTCATCGACGAGATCCACCGGTTCAACAAGGCCCAGCAGGATGCCCTGCTGCCGCACGTTGAAGACGGCACAATCGTCCTTTGGGGCGCGACGACCGAGAATCCCTACACCAGCGTCATTGCGCCCTTGCTCTCGCGAGTGCGGGTGCTCCGACTAGAGCCGCTCTCACGCGACGACTTGCGCGCAATCGTGCACCGGGCCGTCGAGGATGAGAGTCGCGGCCTGGGAGAGTCGGGGCTCACCTTCGACCCAACGGCCGTCGACGCCATCGTCGCCGGCGCCGGCGGCGACGCGCGCACGGCGCTGAACTGGACCGAGGCCGCGGCGCTGCACGCCACGATGCTCGGCGAGGACACCGTGGACGCCACGACCGTTCGTCAAGCCGTGCTCGAGCGGGGCGTCCGCTACGACCGCGCCGGCGACGACCACTACGACACCATCTCAGCGTTCATCAAGAGCGTCCGCGGATCCGACCCGGACGCCGCGCTGCTCTGGCTCGCCAAGATGCTGCGGGCCGGCGAGGCGCCGGAGTTCATCGCGCGGCGACTGGTGATTCTGGCCTCGGAGGACATCGGCAACGCCGATCCGCAAGGGCTCCCAATCGCAACCGCCGCCGCGGCGGCCGTCGAGCGCGTGGGCCTGCCCGAAGGTCGGTACGCCCTGGCGCAGGCAACGATCTACCTCGCCTGCGCGCCCAAGAGCGACGCCGCCGGACGCGCCCTCGGCGCCGCGGAAGAGGCGATCGCCGCGGGAGCGGACCTCGAAGTCCCCGCGCATTTGCGCAACACGCCGCCGCGCGGGCCGCACGAGGTGGACACGGACTACCTGTTCCCGCACGACTACCCAGATAATTATGTCAAGCAGACGTATGCGCCGCCCTCGCTGCGGGAGCACCGCTTCTACGACGGCCGCGGTTCGGGACGAGAATCGGAACTCTGGCGTCGGCTGCAGCAACGCCTCCGCGACGACGGTCCGGAATCAGCCGTGCAGGATCCGGCGCCCTAG
- a CDS encoding trypsin-like peptidase domain-containing protein, producing the protein MNLRRLVLTISIAVGLALAVAACDGNSSPTGISAVGPTANLAATTASANLAAPTAGVAVSQPTATAPAVSTTPTAAVPAPTATTTPETAESALAGEDLRRAVTIPDLVDLARPSVVHIATEVATTDTSRPPTPGGGVGTGFIISADGYIVTNNHVVAGADRVVVTFPPPEATATDASETEGPPRTSRRHLDHAVDAEIVGLDPQTDLAVLRVDVEGLTPLPLGTSADLRIGEVVVAIGHALDLPGGPTVTAGVVSAIGRVLTNIGPQRLTLSDLIQTDASINPGNSGGPLLNLYGEVVAVNSAGAGAAEGIGFAIAIDNAKLVIDTLIQDGVVTRGFMGIRSATITPAIARQFDLPVNHGLYIQAITVGSGADQSDLEAGDIIIGINDEAVADIGELGRILAKYGPGSTVTVWYLRTDAGDEPQRTEVMLGERPDR; encoded by the coding sequence ATGAATCTCCGGCGACTCGTCCTGACAATTTCAATCGCGGTCGGCCTTGCGCTAGCCGTCGCCGCGTGCGACGGCAATAGCTCGCCGACCGGGATTTCAGCTGTTGGCCCAACGGCGAACCTGGCCGCGACCACGGCCTCCGCCAACCTTGCGGCGCCGACGGCGGGGGTTGCGGTCTCCCAGCCCACGGCGACCGCCCCGGCAGTGTCCACCACGCCGACTGCCGCCGTCCCGGCACCGACCGCGACGACGACGCCGGAGACGGCGGAGTCCGCCCTCGCCGGCGAAGACCTGCGACGTGCGGTGACCATTCCGGACCTTGTCGATCTCGCGCGCCCTTCGGTCGTCCACATCGCCACCGAGGTCGCGACGACCGATACCAGTAGACCCCCCACGCCCGGCGGCGGCGTTGGCACCGGGTTCATCATCAGCGCCGACGGCTACATCGTCACCAACAACCACGTGGTGGCGGGCGCCGATCGCGTCGTGGTGACGTTCCCACCTCCCGAAGCCACGGCGACTGACGCAAGCGAAACGGAGGGTCCGCCGCGAACGAGTCGCCGCCATTTGGACCATGCGGTGGATGCGGAAATCGTCGGACTCGATCCGCAGACGGACCTGGCCGTACTTCGCGTCGACGTAGAAGGGCTCACGCCGCTGCCGCTGGGCACCTCGGCGGATCTGCGAATCGGTGAAGTCGTGGTTGCCATTGGCCACGCCCTGGACCTTCCCGGCGGACCCACCGTCACCGCTGGGGTCGTCAGCGCCATTGGACGGGTGCTCACCAACATCGGACCGCAACGCCTCACCCTGAGTGATCTCATTCAGACCGACGCCTCGATCAATCCGGGCAACAGCGGGGGGCCGCTGCTGAATCTCTACGGCGAGGTCGTCGCCGTGAATTCCGCCGGCGCGGGCGCCGCCGAGGGCATTGGCTTCGCCATCGCCATCGACAACGCCAAGCTGGTGATCGACACCCTGATCCAGGACGGCGTTGTCACGCGGGGCTTCATGGGCATTCGGTCAGCCACCATTACGCCCGCGATTGCGCGACAGTTCGACCTGCCGGTCAACCATGGCTTGTACATTCAGGCCATCACCGTGGGCTCCGGCGCGGACCAGTCCGACCTGGAGGCCGGCGATATCATCATCGGCATCAATGACGAAGCTGTCGCCGACATCGGCGAATTGGGCCGCATTCTGGCAAAGTACGGACCAGGCAGTACCGTGACAGTCTGGTACCTGCGGACGGACGCGGGAGACGAGCCACAACGAACCGAAGTCATGCTGGGCGAGCGGCCCGACCGCTAG
- a CDS encoding TIM barrel protein, translating into MKLGISQACYRWMAYPDMRRDRPIFLQDEWRLPYLQTLDPPDPDEPLENWLLDRVESLGVESLYVASRTFAGRAAAQAFRERAAAAGVMFVGNAAFNVAASAEEWEGGEYHSTIQQIWRSAWGGGTVAAAVHNQAVRHNHFTKDPPIEVQLERAEANFRSLLPVCAEYGVVLAWENHIDYRLSEVVQVVEAIDSPWLRINLDTANPIAVIEDPMDGARLAAKYAVNMHLKDMRIQPATGTGEAQVSWAPLGRGSVPILEILDLVQAEAADPDVMPVCVEVAPPPDHDPDVWVRASIEWLRAERGHLFEPA; encoded by the coding sequence ATGAAGCTCGGCATCTCACAGGCGTGCTATCGGTGGATGGCCTACCCGGACATGCGCCGCGACCGCCCGATATTCCTCCAGGACGAGTGGCGGCTGCCCTATCTGCAAACGCTGGACCCGCCGGACCCGGACGAACCCCTCGAGAACTGGCTACTGGACCGGGTGGAGTCCCTGGGCGTCGAGTCGCTGTACGTGGCGTCGCGGACGTTCGCCGGGCGCGCGGCGGCCCAGGCCTTTCGCGAACGGGCGGCGGCCGCCGGGGTGATGTTTGTGGGCAATGCGGCCTTCAACGTCGCCGCCAGCGCCGAAGAGTGGGAGGGCGGGGAGTATCACTCGACCATCCAGCAGATCTGGCGCAGCGCGTGGGGCGGCGGCACGGTGGCGGCGGCGGTGCACAACCAGGCGGTGCGACACAACCACTTCACCAAGGACCCGCCGATCGAGGTTCAGCTGGAGCGGGCGGAGGCCAACTTCAGATCGCTGCTGCCGGTGTGCGCCGAGTACGGCGTGGTGCTGGCGTGGGAAAACCACATCGACTACCGCCTGTCCGAGGTCGTGCAGGTGGTTGAGGCCATCGACTCTCCCTGGCTGCGGATCAATCTCGACACGGCCAACCCCATTGCCGTGATCGAGGACCCGATGGACGGCGCGCGATTGGCAGCCAAATACGCCGTAAACATGCACCTGAAGGACATGCGCATCCAGCCGGCCACGGGCACCGGTGAGGCGCAGGTGTCCTGGGCGCCGTTAGGGCGGGGCAGTGTCCCAATTCTTGAGATCCTGGACCTAGTGCAAGCCGAGGCGGCGGACCCGGACGTGATGCCCGTGTGCGTGGAAGTTGCGCCGCCGCCGGATCACGATCCCGACGTGTGGGTGCGGGCCAGCATCGAGTGGCTGCGCGCCGAGCGCGGGCATCTGTTCGAGCCGGCATGA
- the infC gene encoding translation initiation factor IF-3, whose amino-acid sequence MSLRAPHHRFAEQRTRPKGPRVNDEIRIREVRLIDEDGQQIGIVPTEQALAVARGRGLDLVEVSPDARPPVTKILDYGKFKYHQTRKQGEGKKRQKAGTVKEVRFRPATREHDLEFLIRRLERFLKDGNKVKATVRFRARERIHPEFGVRILERVKQTLADSGVVERDIMPEQDGRVLSVIMAPSGRA is encoded by the coding sequence TTGTCTCTGCGAGCCCCCCACCATCGATTTGCGGAACAGCGGACCCGACCCAAGGGCCCCCGGGTCAACGATGAGATCCGGATCCGCGAAGTTCGCTTGATTGACGAAGACGGTCAGCAGATCGGAATAGTTCCGACAGAGCAAGCCCTGGCAGTGGCGCGGGGGCGTGGGCTCGACTTGGTGGAAGTTTCGCCGGACGCCCGTCCGCCGGTCACGAAGATCCTTGACTACGGCAAATTCAAATACCACCAAACACGCAAGCAGGGTGAAGGCAAGAAGCGCCAAAAGGCCGGCACGGTCAAGGAAGTTCGATTTCGTCCGGCCACTCGTGAGCACGATTTGGAATTCCTCATCCGCCGACTAGAACGCTTTCTCAAAGATGGGAACAAAGTGAAGGCCACGGTTCGGTTTCGCGCTCGCGAACGCATTCATCCCGAGTTCGGGGTCCGAATTCTCGAACGCGTCAAGCAGACGCTGGCCGATAGCGGGGTGGTCGAGCGGGACATCATGCCCGAGCAGGACGGCCGGGTGCTCAGCGTGATCATGGCGCCGAGCGGGCGAGCCTAG
- a CDS encoding MoxR family ATPase: MDDIGTVAQRVSDSVNRVIVGKRDAVELTVVALLSNGHILIEDVPGVGKTTLAKAMAQSLGLTFSRVQFTPDMLPSDVTGVTIYNQKSQEFEFRAGPVMSQILLADEVNRATPKTQSSLLEAMEERQITVDGVTHTLPSPFLVMATQNPIEYEGTFPLPEAQLDRFFLRVNLGYPDRSDEVEVLGAQQHTHPLTEVRQVADVDTILAAQAAVREIYIDQLVHEYIVDLVRATRDHGEVYLGASPRGSLFLYRGSQALAAMRGRDYVIPDDVKDLAVAVLSHRVIVSPAARIRSVDTRDVVREVLDTLPVPGASAA, encoded by the coding sequence ATGGATGACATCGGCACAGTTGCGCAGCGCGTCTCCGATAGCGTCAATCGGGTCATTGTCGGCAAGCGCGACGCCGTTGAACTCACCGTCGTTGCCCTGCTGAGCAACGGGCATATCTTGATCGAGGATGTGCCGGGGGTCGGAAAGACGACGCTGGCCAAGGCCATGGCGCAGTCGCTGGGCCTCACGTTCAGCCGCGTGCAGTTCACGCCGGACATGCTGCCCAGCGACGTGACGGGCGTGACGATCTACAACCAGAAGTCGCAGGAGTTCGAGTTCCGCGCCGGCCCGGTGATGTCGCAGATCCTGCTGGCGGATGAAGTGAATCGCGCCACCCCCAAGACGCAATCGTCGCTGCTGGAGGCCATGGAGGAACGCCAGATCACCGTCGACGGCGTGACTCACACGCTGCCCAGCCCATTCCTGGTCATGGCCACGCAAAACCCCATCGAGTACGAGGGCACCTTCCCGCTGCCGGAGGCCCAGCTCGACCGTTTCTTCCTGCGCGTCAACCTGGGGTACCCGGATCGATCCGACGAGGTCGAGGTCCTCGGCGCCCAGCAGCACACCCATCCGCTGACCGAGGTGCGGCAGGTGGCCGACGTCGACACGATCCTGGCGGCGCAAGCTGCCGTGCGGGAAATCTACATCGACCAACTGGTGCACGAGTACATCGTCGATCTCGTGCGGGCCACCCGCGACCATGGCGAGGTCTACCTTGGAGCCAGTCCACGAGGCAGCCTGTTTCTCTATCGCGGCAGCCAGGCGCTGGCGGCGATGCGCGGCCGGGACTATGTGATTCCCGACGACGTGAAGGACCTGGCCGTGGCGGTGCTGTCCCACCGGGTCATCGTGAGCCCGGCCGCCCGAATTCGCAGCGTCGACACCCGCGACGTGGTGCGGGAGGTGCTGGATACACTGCCAGTCCCCGGAGCAAGCGCCGCCTGA
- the nadC gene encoding carboxylating nicotinate-nucleotide diphosphorylase, which produces MATPEQAPEAIQEVVRRALAEDIGPGDVTTNAVVDAHGSVEARMAFREPGIVAGMAVAREVFFQLDAAAEVQAAAADGARVGAAEIAAVVRAQTPAMLTGERVALNFLQRLSGIATLTRAFVDAVQGTGVRILDTRKTTPTLRALEKYAVRTGGGANHRAGLYDAILIKDNHIAAAGDVVRAISRARSGAPTGMAIQVEVETPDEAAAAVFAGAHALLFDNMPVAEVERAVGVVTGEVRLEVTGGVTLSNVRQYAETGVHDISVGALTHSARAIDIGLDF; this is translated from the coding sequence ATGGCGACGCCGGAGCAGGCACCCGAGGCGATCCAAGAGGTCGTGCGCCGTGCATTGGCCGAGGACATTGGTCCGGGCGACGTGACGACCAACGCCGTCGTCGATGCGCACGGCAGCGTGGAAGCGCGGATGGCGTTCCGCGAACCCGGCATCGTGGCGGGAATGGCTGTGGCGCGCGAGGTGTTTTTCCAGCTGGATGCCGCGGCCGAGGTGCAGGCCGCCGCGGCCGACGGGGCGCGGGTCGGGGCCGCCGAAATAGCGGCCGTGGTGCGCGCTCAAACCCCCGCCATGCTCACGGGCGAGCGCGTCGCACTCAACTTTCTGCAACGCCTCAGTGGCATTGCCACCTTGACTCGGGCCTTCGTGGACGCCGTGCAAGGGACCGGGGTGCGCATCCTCGACACGCGAAAGACCACCCCGACGCTGCGCGCCCTGGAGAAGTACGCCGTGCGGACGGGCGGCGGCGCCAACCATCGCGCCGGGCTCTACGACGCGATCTTGATCAAGGACAACCACATCGCGGCCGCGGGGGATGTGGTCCGGGCCATTTCGCGCGCGCGGAGCGGAGCCCCGACCGGCATGGCGATCCAAGTTGAGGTCGAAACTCCCGACGAGGCAGCGGCGGCCGTTTTCGCGGGCGCGCACGCCCTGCTGTTCGACAACATGCCGGTGGCGGAGGTTGAGCGCGCCGTTGGGGTGGTCACCGGCGAGGTGCGCCTGGAGGTCACGGGCGGGGTGACCCTGTCGAACGTGCGGCAATATGCCGAGACCGGCGTCCACGATATTTCGGTTGGGGCGCTCACGCACTCGGCCCGCGCCATCGATATCGGGCTGGACTTCTAG
- a CDS encoding sugar phosphate isomerase/epimerase: MDWAPRYSVGLYHHLGMVDGPSMDQIDEAFRAVDKIPDLAGIEFFSGTCVTLDNAHQVKQRLDDRGLQCSMIHHGEPYIRGSFPWAAYTSPDAAERREAIDMCLHAVEVARALDGLGVYVFTPMDGADYPFQQDFRAARERTLDALREICAAAGDLKVALEFRPYLPRGWATVGSMSKTLEIIGELNLPNLGAQLEVSHTFMSGENAAQAAWEAARRGLLYHVHLNDTQLPQDLSTIFASSHLWESLEMLHWLREADYPYYLGMDVVWTREEPIRSAQQFVSNTNYLLRVLDAIDAEALADAMGRNDILDTQELVWKALRETS; the protein is encoded by the coding sequence ATGGACTGGGCGCCGCGATACTCCGTGGGTCTGTATCACCATCTGGGAATGGTCGACGGCCCCTCGATGGACCAGATCGACGAGGCGTTTCGCGCCGTCGACAAGATTCCCGACCTGGCGGGCATCGAGTTCTTCAGCGGCACGTGCGTCACGCTGGACAACGCGCACCAGGTGAAGCAGCGGCTCGACGACCGCGGGCTGCAATGCTCCATGATTCACCACGGCGAGCCCTACATTCGCGGCTCGTTCCCGTGGGCCGCCTATACCTCGCCCGATGCGGCCGAGCGGCGCGAGGCCATCGACATGTGCCTGCACGCCGTCGAGGTGGCGCGCGCGCTCGACGGCCTGGGTGTCTACGTGTTCACGCCCATGGACGGGGCCGACTACCCGTTTCAGCAGGACTTTCGCGCGGCGCGCGAGCGCACGCTGGACGCGCTGCGCGAGATCTGCGCGGCCGCGGGCGACCTGAAGGTGGCCCTGGAGTTCCGGCCCTACCTCCCGCGCGGCTGGGCCACGGTGGGCTCGATGAGCAAGACGCTGGAGATCATCGGCGAGCTCAACCTGCCCAACCTCGGCGCGCAGCTGGAGGTGAGCCACACCTTCATGAGCGGCGAGAACGCAGCGCAAGCGGCGTGGGAGGCCGCCCGCCGCGGCCTGCTGTATCACGTGCACCTCAACGACACCCAGCTGCCACAGGACCTGTCGACCATCTTCGCCAGCAGCCACCTGTGGGAATCGCTGGAGATGCTCCACTGGCTGCGCGAGGCCGACTACCCCTACTACCTGGGCATGGACGTGGTCTGGACGCGCGAGGAGCCCATCCGCAGCGCGCAGCAGTTCGTCTCCAACACCAACTACCTGCTGCGCGTGCTCGACGCGATCGACGCCGAAGCGCTGGCCGACGCCATGGGCCGCAACGACATCCTCGATACGCAGGAGTTGGTGTGGAAGGCACTGCGCGAGACTTCGTGA